In Gossypium hirsutum isolate 1008001.06 chromosome A10, Gossypium_hirsutum_v2.1, whole genome shotgun sequence, the DNA window ttgaagaGTTCGTAGTTAATAAATACAAGTACAAAATTAATGGTTAGTTTGgcagtgcttttgaaaagtgcttttgaaaagtgctttgaaaaattgcttttgaaaagtttagtttaaaatttgagtgtttagcattgctgttaaaaagtacttttaagaaataaaatgtcaattttagacatgttattataaagtaacaaatatacatttaaataatatttaaattagttaatattattatattttagtaagaatataaaaaatttattataacttcttattaatattttaatatataaaatataaattttaaatatttttaagcaataaatattaattatttataaattttaattagaatatataaactatattttaaatatttaaaaaaatatttttttatttttaattaatgattttaacacatttgtaattaaataccaagaaaaaaagagagaaagtactatgttattggagggatgaaaaagtaattaagcattaAATCAGCTTGTTCTGCATAGCTTTTCTTCTAGAAGTGCTTTTGGAGCcagaagtacttttgaaaagcaATGTAGAACTAACCCTAagtaattataatataaaactaaATCAATACAAGGCAATAAAAACCAAGAGATGTACtaggtaaaattaaaaaaaaacaaaatttaaatatgatatatgcccataataacattaaaattttataaattacaattataaataatgAGGCTAGAAGTTAAATATCCACAAGCAGAAGCATTAAATCTAATGGAAAGTGGGATGTGGGACTCTTTTTAGAATTTTCCtacttttaatataaatactttttgcaagaaaataaaaaagaaagaaagaaaaagccaTGCTTTTACATAAAATGATGAGCTATTTCAGTGGTACAACACAGTGTTTAGCAGAAAAGGAAATGGTCGGTCAGTGGGTGCAGCCACCGAGCTGTATGACACATGGACCAAAAGTGCGAACCCAGCCCCTCCGCTCCGCACCCAATGGATCGGCGCCTCAGGTTCTCGCTACAACTTGCCTGAGTAACGGTCAATTTTGTGACCGTTggaaaatcaaataaatacatatattccTATTTATTAAAAGTAATTCAAAACATTTCTTACTGCCATTGCAGTCTGGCACCCAAATGCCCTTTACAGTCTCTAGAAAGATAAATTCACTGCAAGTCTTATAAGGTACATTATTATATTTCTTGAAATTTGAAACCACTGccctttttttctttgttgtcCCTACATAAAATTGGAGAGAGGACAAATATTTAATAATCAGTAAAATCATGAAAATCTTTATATCATAAATTAGGTTGTATTTTAtcctatttattttaataaattattttttataaattagattaaagggttaattaatctttatatttagATTAAAGGGTTAATTATTCTATCAGGCacatcaatttttaataagagaaatagatgaaatttgtaataaaaataattagtttactttttgatataatgtatatgtactaatttactcatttttaagtaaaaatcataaaatgtaatttaactcaTAATATAATGGCCTCCTTAATACTTTTACCTTTAATAATTTTACCATGCGAGATGACCCAACCCCTCTAAATTTGGGTTACATTgggttcaaattttaaattttttatactaaACTTGGTAGATCCAGAAAAATAGTAAATTCGATATACCATTATTCACATATTTAGCCATATAATCAACAGTCGCATTTTGAGGTATTGGAATATGACgaaatcttatatttcaatttcgTTTGAAAAGACAATTAATTAAACGTAACTCCACCAAATTACTATTGGTAACTCTACCAGTTAACAGTCTCTATTAGAAGTGCATTATCGCATTCTAGTTCTAATTGTGTGAATCCGTTCTCCCTTGCTATGCACAATCCTTCAAGCATGACATGCGTTTTAACTCAAAAACACACACAATCCTTCAACCATCTCACATCAGCATCTCTTTCAACGtcataattttgtaattttagatacatataaaaagtttttttaatggtagaaattaaatcaaaataaaataatatttaatatatttttggttttaaaattattttaattttatccaaaaatttaaaatataattaaaaattatccaCTCAAGAATATCCTcacatattattttatattaaaattgataataatttcaagtcttttaaaaaaatatatttgttatatatttcctttccttcaaagaaaaaaatcattatttcattattctatcatttatttactaatttcAATACCATCATTATGGAAAAATAAATTGGTTTTCAagacacaattttttttaaatacaatctAAATCGTTTCATCAAACTTGCAATTAGAAAAAtagattataaaaattttaaaatttcatattcaaatttattttttatgatttatgagttaattaagattttattttttgtaattataattataaactaaaaataaaatattacaaattaattcaaaaaaattaattaacaatcTGATATGATTGATTAAGAAGGGTAAAAATAATGTCAAAAAACATAATAATGATAGTAAAGTTCGGGAAGGATCAATTGTTTTCGTGTCCACTTAAATAGCAACATAGAAAGCTTCGTTTTAACCCTCACCTTATCTTTTTTTATTGtacaattaaaaatttgaaaaaagaaaaaaggcctAATCCAACTAATTCATGGCCCCACCACACATAAAACTAATATCCACTGTCCATTTACACCCCTTTTAAATCTAACGGTGAAGATTCAATCATCAACTGCATCCCTACTCTCTATATATTTCCCACTCTCCTCCCTCTTCCCCCTACCCTTCAAAAAATCTGCACAACGAATCCAAagggtttttaaataaaaaataaaaaaaattcttggcTCTGAAAATGGCTTCGGCGAGCACTTGGATGTTGTCGTTGAAGGTACTGCTTATTTCTAGTGGTGTATTGAGTATAGCTTTAGGACTTAAATTATCTGTTCCATTGGTTATGGAATTCTCCGTTTCTCAAGCTCCGTTACTGTGGAGCACGTTCCGTTCTTGGCTCAAACCGCCTTATCTTTACTTTGTCATAAACGGGATTATAATCACGATTGTGGCGTCGTCACGGTTTCATCAGAACAACGGCGAGAATGAAAAGACGGAGGAGCTGATGCAGCAGCAGCCGAGATCGAAGATCTTGGTGGAAAAGCGGCCTGATTTGGAGTACGAGATGAAGAGCAGCTTGGATTTCGATGCGGTGGAAACGGTGGTGTACGAGCAAAAGGAGATAGTACAAGAGGTGAAAACGACGGTTTTTGAGGCGGAGACCAATGTAGCGGTTGTAGATGATGGAGATGGAGGTGACGTGTTTGCTATCTCCAAATCGGAGTGGAATCCTCCTAGGAGAATGGATTTGTCGGAGATTCCGTTGGATGTTCTGTTTCCGGTTGAAAAACCACCGGCTTCTTCTAGATTCGGTCACCGTAAACCTGTTAAAGCCAATCCTGAAGGTATATTTAGCATTTTTCTTCTATCGAATCATTTGACAATATTATCATATTTTCTGAAACAAACATTAACGTTACTCGGTTAAAATGTCTACATCcagatttaaaattcaaaaaaactcTGAAAAGCAGTTTGGTTCACTCGACGGAGCCTCTCCGTCGGTGTTTCAATTCTTTTACCCATGTTTTCCATGTTCTATCACTTTTCGGAACGGAACTGAGTCGTTTTAGTTTCGGTATAATTTGATTTGTCCTTTTACTAttctaaaatttaagatttaatcctttattttaattctatataatttgatcctttatttttataatgatatTAGTTAGTTGAAATTGTTATTTACTCACAAGGTCAAAGTCTTTGGAAAGTTTAgtgaattatgtttaattaataataaatttatagtcATTATTTTAATCCTAGCAACTAGAAGTTTTTCTAATTTGGATATACTAATGAATGATATTAATTtgtattaaaaagattaaatcttaaatttttaaatagtatAGGGGCTAAACTAAAGTTAGACCTTTAATTTCTCCTTTATTTCTTCCAAAAAGATAAAGTCCGTTCAAAGGTGGCGTCTACTTGACGACGCGCCACTGAATAAgttcaaaatagtccttttttaaaaaatgattaagaAACTAAAATATCTAAATTACGTAATTAAGAAGATTAGAATGGTATTAATTAAATCTGTTCCTAATGCAGGTGGCCGAGCATTGAAAGTGGCGAAACCCAAACGCCATGAGACACTGGAGAACACGTGGAAGATGATAACGGAAGGGAGAGCGATGCCACTGACGAGGCACTTGAAAAAGTCGGACACGTTTGAGAATCACGGCCGCGAGATCAACGTGGAGACGATGGCCGACTCGCCGTTGGTGAAGAAATCGGAGACGTTCAGGGACCGGACTAACTACCAGCTTCCGCCGAGCTCTTCTCCGGCTTCGGGGAAGCTGAGGAAAGAGCCGTCGCTGAGTCAAGACGAGTTGAACCGTCGAGTGGAAGCGTTCATAAAGAAGTTCAATGAGGAAATGAGATTACAAAGGCAAGAATCACTAAACCAGTATATGGAGATGGTTAACCGTGGATGTTAGCCACTAATTATCGTTTAACCATAGTTTtaaatcatgtttttttttaagtaacAGAAAATAtgttcattaaattttttttttaaatatgtttcctCCATTAGGTCAAAAAGTTTGCGGAGACTTGGagttgaaaaaaatttgaaaaaatacccaaaaaaaaatgaagaaaaactgAGGGTGTAGATTTTATGGTACAGCTAGTTTTGAGTGGTATTAGAATCATTAATGGTAATTAAAAGTACTGTAAATTAAGGAAATTAGCTGTTTGTTTGTTTTTGGGTTTAACTCATATTTCAATGAAAGATTGATATGTTTATTAAATCTACATTATTATTTTCCTCGTTTAATTTATGAGATATTACTAAGGACTGAGTTGTGACTTGGTCTGCTCTGCTCTGGATCTTTCCCTTTTTAAACACTctaatatctaattaaaaataaggttaaatcaagttttgaatttgggtgtgatttttttttcaactcaaaaatgttaaatttggtaattatttttatatcgagtttaaattttttattcaagttagacCTTAAACTTAATAAAGAAATAATTGTGAAGTTCAGGCCTTAACGTGAGAATAACTATTAAAATTACAgcctaatttaaataaaaaaagagttcaagccccaatataaaaaaaattgtcaagttcaaaATCTAATGTTAGAACAATTAACAAGTTTAGaacttaatttgaataaaaaaaattcaaagtccAAATTTAAACTCATAtaataatttaacctttaaaaatatgtttataatagTTGAATTGAGGTTTATTTGATTGATTAAGTACTCACTAATTTTCTgttgcatttttatttttcttaataagcttttcttttttagaaaaatcaatttATTGTTCGAGATTAATTTTATTAGAGTAGGAAtgataaatattcaatttaaacttttttaataataataacacaatcCAAATGCTTGACAAGTTGTCGGCTTCACTTTTTTTCAATCACATATTCattaaaattagtatttttttggttaaaatacaCCAACTCTAGAAGCAATATTATAATTTCATAAGGTGCTTACCTATTGCTATATTACATTGTTGgcttataatatataaatttaaatgaagATATCTATAATATCAATTGTttgactaaaatttttaaataaaaatgataaaagtttagACTTTAAAAAAAGTTGTCAAATTTATATTTCGAATAAtaatttaacttctttaaatataataattaaatttcaaataaatagtATATTTTTCAATGTTTAATACAGAAGGACTTTGGATcgattaattcaaaaattaataatctaatcgATTTAAACActtatccattttaaaaattatttttttataattacataagAATTTTAACACCAACCTTTCAACCATGGATTTTGAAGCACCAACAAAGAATTCTAACCACTAAATCCATTTGGGTGGtggagaaaaatatttaaaataacaatttagagaaattaaaatatgattcACCTGCTGATTGAGTCTCAATTTGTCAGTATTGATATTattgttagtataaaaatatataagttttaGTGTGCTgaacatatttttttcttatttaaagattaaagaaatattatagataattttaaatattatataaaaataaatataattaaaatttataatttataatggaATTAATGTTAAAAACTGTAAATGACATATGCCTACAATCGCAGCCTTGGTTTTGtcctttttgtttttaataattggTTTCATAGGCAGCACGAGCAATAGTAGTACCTATTGATATAGGTCGGTTCATGCTTTGCGGCAAAGCAGTGCCGTACTCTGAAGTTGCTGGCCTAGCTTGTAGTTGCCACAGTCTGTAATGAAAGAAAATCGTGAGTGCGAGTCACCGCACTGATGTTCATATTCTAATGTATTATCATTGGTTGAAGGATAAGTTTCGAGAAATTATTGGGTTTAATTGCGGGGTTTTTTGAAAGTATAGTAGCATAAGTTTTAGAGTTAGAAAaagtctaaaaaaatattttttaaattttaatgtgaaaaaaaaatttagattaaaataaattaattaaatatttaagactttcaattttttattataattgcttaattttttaaggtacaaaaattttcaatttctattatattatattttatatatattttttgaaagtttaatttaTTGTTACGTTTACGATTCAAAAATATCAAgaataaacttaaatataattCTGAATTAATTGAGAGTTATGAACAATAATCTATAATTATCGAATTAAATAATTCGGTTTTATAATgaataacatatataatttattgatttctatttaaaaaaatacatagagtAAGTAATCTAAAACGTAGGCCATAAAAGAAAAGGCAAAGACCCATACTTAACCTCTCACAAAATGTACTTTATTTTGTGAATGGGGGAAATGAGGGTTGATGGGTGAAAAATGAAAGATTCACTTCAAATTTCATCATTATCACGTAACATGCGTCCCTCATAATGTGGCTTTGTTCCAAAGACACAACCCCAATgtgtttaatttggttaaaatgtgactataatccttgtacttttcaaatattaggaatttagtctctttatttttttaattttaaaattcaggtccaactattaacattgttaatttttttagttaagttcATTGCTatgacattttaaattttaaacaaaaaatatgttataattaacttgaatttaataaaaaaataacagtaTTTACAGTTGGGacttaaactttaaaatctcaaaagtaaaaggactaaaattttgaaaatacaaatacaagaactaaatttctaatttttgaaaagtacaaaaattataagCACAAATTAACCCTTTAATTTTAACTCAACTTCACACTTAGGGGTATTGTTTTTCATTTGGATAGAGCGGTATCACCTGCGTTTCCAATAGATAGAAGTTCTTTGTAAATGTAATGATGGATGAATTTAGAAAAATATGAGGTTGAATGTTGCCGCAACATAAGTTCGGGTTTAGATTATTTTTTGTTTGGATTGCATGGTTCATTTTAATTTAAGTAAGGTTTTTAAAATCAAATCGATGGTCGAATTAGTTAGGTTATCAATTAGTCGGTTTAATTGgtccatttaatttatttaaataaattattaaaaatttatagaaataaaaaaaaaatagaaatctcAACTGGTTCATAATGATTCAAAGCTCCTCTTCAAATTAGTTCTAATTCAAGCAACTTGATTTTATATCGTTTTATGTTCAAGTCCATTTTAGTTCCAATCATTTCAAATTAATTgtaagatttattttaattttaggttgtttcgtatttgaatttgcttaaattttttttaaaacaatctcATTATAATTTCTAattatatctactatttttgacacaatacttagAATTACTTATAGCCCCTCCCTAATCCATAGATAAGAGGATATTACTTTAGTGTACTCGAATTTACGTCTTCCTGCATTGGTAACAATTCTCATACTAATCGAGCTAAGACTTAATCGTTTGAATGTGTTTAAGTTTTAGTACGGATGCATTGATCCATGGTCTGTTCACGTAGCAATTCTTCGAGATCTAATTATGACTTTAAATCTATACTTTATGAAATTTAGGATTTAGCCCTTTATTTTAATTCcacataatttgatttttttttttacttttataatctTACTTTGATATTTTTGTTAACTACTGTCGTTAAAGAAGTTATTTCAAAGTGAGACTTGGCCCTCAAAATgggtaaattttattttagtccctttaaaaaatctaaaattataagtcaatataatattaaaattgtattttaaccctcaaaaacaataaaatttcagtTTAATACTTTGTCTCCCCTAAAAAATTATAGTTCAATTTTAACCCCTGgtaaaataaatttctaatttcatctcatatatatatttgttgataACCTTCGTTTATAGTGGATAACATGGATAAGTCAACCGAATCACTAGTGGAGTGGTAAAAAGCTTGCTTTCAAATTTTCAGTTGACACCAGATTCGGGTTCAATCCTTGTCCAGAAAATAATTATGCCAAATTAATTTAAAGATTCAATTTCAAACTTCAGTttagtagagggactaaaactAGATTTAGACCTTTTATatagaatattttgaaaaatgtataaacattaaCAGATTccttcaagaaaaagaaaaagaaaccagataaatttgattaaaaagtaAAAGAGAACGGCAATCCCAATTCCCATGCAATAATTCAAAGAGAAGAGATTCGATTCAAGACGGAGGGAGCATTTTACTTTGTaagttgtttaaaatttttatttacttttttgttAGTTGTTTAAATTTCTCCTATAATTTGCACTGCGAACATGGAAATTGTTAGGGTTTTGTTCAATTTGGGATGAAGTAAGGTAGGAATTTCACTTggatttcttcaattttttgtttggttttccAGGAAATCAGATAAGAGTTTAACAATGTTCTTCCCATGTTAGACTATGAAGAATTCATGGGATTTTcaagcttttcttttttttttctttttgtttaatgatttcaatttttttgttatgcagaaaaaaaaaagaatctctACTATTGATGAATGGGTAgtaatatgttttgtttttttcttttcttttcttttaatttttttttcagttgTGTTGTCCGATCATCCAAATTTCAAACTCAAACCCTAATTGGTTTGATCtcaaattgacccttttattgaATACCAAGTTTTGCCTCAATGGAGGTTAAGCTCTGGAATGACAAGCGCGAAAGAGAAATGTATGAGAATTTTGCAGAGCTATATGCCATTATCAAAGCAACAGAGAAGCTTGAGAAGGCTTATGTAAGGGATATCATTTCATCATCCGAGTATGAAACCGAGTGCCAAAAGCTTATTGCCCATTTCAAAACCTTGGCTTTTACTCTCAAAGACACGGTCCCCAGCATTGAACGCTTTGCAGACACATATAAGATGGATTGCCCAGCTGCTATAAACCGACTTATAACCTCTGGGGTGCCTGCTACCGTTGAGCACCGAGCTGCAGCCGCCGCATCCGCTACTACCTCGGCCGCCATCGTGGCTGAATGCGTGCAGAATTTTATCACTACCATGGACTCGTTGAAGCTCAATATGGTGGCAGTTGATCAAGTGCATCCTTTGTTGTCTGACCTCTCCGCGTCTCTCAATAAGCTTGGCATTTTGCCACCGGATTTCGAGgggaagatgaagatgaaggaaTGGATTTCACGGTTGTCGAAAATGGGCGCAGCTGACGAGCTAACGGAACAGCAAGCTAGGCAACTCCACTTTGACTTGGAATCTTCATACAATTCCTTTATGGCTGCTTTGCCTAGTGCCGGTACTTGAATCGATCCAATATACCCTTTTCTTGTATCTCTGGAAACTGGTGTATTCTCTGTGTTGTTTTAGGATTATTAAGTTGGTAGCAGTGTATAAATTTAGCGAATTATCAGATTGTTGAACTCAAAGATGCCTATTAATGTGCTGAACATGGAGAAAATGTTTATGTTGTCAAtctatgataatatatttgtgcTTTGATCTAGTTTTTTTAAATATGCATTggcctatttttctttttctaccaTGGTAAATGTTATGTTATGCAGTTTCATGGTATCATCCATGTAAAACATGTCATTAAGGGCCAGAAACTCAGCACTAAATACTAATTTCCAAGTCAATAATGttacaaagaagagaaaaaacaGAGAAATTTCATTAAAAACAGCCACTGAAACATGgtcaaaaccaaacaaaaaatcTCTTACCAAACTGATTGGTTCCTAACTTTGTTGGATTCCAACATGATTGGAAAGAAGAATCTAGAATGCCCAAATGCTTGAAGGTATGCTCTTCTAACTTTGtgctattttgttttttaattttttaaattaacggTGTCTCTGAAACTTGCTATATGTACCATCTAAACTGAACTTTGTTAGACATAAATACATttcaagttttgttttctttttggcCGTTACATCTTCTTCTTTTGAATGAGAGTTATAATTGTTGGCAAGAGTGGTATGAGGATGACTATAATGAGCACAATTGCAGCAAGTATTGCTATACACATCCATTTCCTGGAGTTCTTTTGATGTTCCCTAGCTTCTTGAAGTTGTTCGGTCCCTCTTCTTACAAAGGAGCTCGCGTGCGCAACGTGGCTCTCGATGTCGTTGAGTTGTTGACCTTGAGCTTCAACGAGTGCCGCCATGTCCAAGAATATCTGATGGAGTTCAATCAGGTTCTTCTCTATCTCCTTAACAGCATCATGCCTTTCTTGTATTTCAGAAATGGTGTCCATAATCTGACCCCTTCCTTGCTCTTGAATAGCCCTTTGGAGAAAACTCTCGCTTTCTCCACTCGAGATCAAGTTCTCGATCGTGTCGTCATCGGGTTTTTCCCCCGTAATGGTAAAATATCTACGTTCCACCGTTTCTTTATACTCCGATTGCATCTTTGCTCTTAACACTTGAAAATTATCCATCATATCTTTTAGTTTCTTTCCCAACCCACTAACCACCGATGTCCTAGTCCTATCCGCAGACGAACCAGGGCCACAACCTGGAGTGTTCCGACTCACCGCATTCGACTTTTCCAGCGCTTCGAGCTTTCCTTTAATGATCTTCACCCGTTTAAGCACTTGTTCGACATCGGTATCCATTCGCGAACGAAGCTGTTTCATCGTTTTCGCATTATGGGCGGTCTTGCATTCTTCATTAGCCTCTTGCAATGCCTTGTACAACCTTTCAACACTTTTCATATCTTCCTTTACATTCTCAACATCTTCAAAGAATTTATCGAGGTTTACACTCTCGGTTCCGGCCTCCATTTCGTCCAGGTAAGCCTGTTCTTTCAGGTCTGTGTATTTCTTGAACGAACTCGAGATTAAGTCATTCATCTTGCCACCAAAATATTTAACCTCACAATctactcttctttttcttcttcttcttttatggGATTAATATTGGTTATGTTTTACCCAAATGGGTTGATGGAACTATACATGAACTAATCTAAATTGTAATGAAATCTGggattatatttttatgagaaatGGGACAATGTTTGTTTGTTCTTTTTTCCTCATCATCAACTGCTGCAATTGGCAATGGAGGAAGAGGAACAAAGAGAAGAGGGAGAGGTGGTGACAACAGGGAAAACTGTCACCAATCAAAGTATCAAAAAGGGTACAAAATGGATAATTTTGCCCTTGTTTTTTGGTTGGTAATGAAATTACAGGTATTGGACAAGCATGAACTAAAAATAGGGGATTTTTTTAcaactgtttttattttttgtagtTTGATACCAAAATATCTTCGGTTGACGTTGTCAATGGATATCCTTCTTTTTATCCATCATTCACTATCCTCAAATCTCTTAATGCTCACtaactttattttgtttattaaaagCTCCTAAACATGGTCAGAATTAGTCAATGATGAATACTCCTgtgtttttatttcaatttaagttAATTTCCAACTTAATCATTCAAGGTTTTCTTTTATTGGTTTCATGTTTTTCTAGTTTAGATTATTtcgagtttaaattattttaaattcaaataatttaaatttaaattcatattttgttgACTTTTATAGTCAAATCGAGTTTAGATCTTTTTTAAGTtcgaattattttaaattcagtTAATTGACCTTTAATGTAAAATCaaatattgtaaaaattgaatCGGTAATCAAACCGTCGTTGAGCCCATGATTCAACAGTATTTTTTTTACCTAATTCAATCAATTCTGCACCGATTTTGACAACCATGGTCAAAGCAATCCGAATCGATCAGatcaaaattttgaattggaGACAAAATTGGTAGGCAGAGATTATAAAATCATTACTCCTAAGCAAACTTTTCTGTTTCGCCgcataatataaatagtatgcaAGGCAACAAAATAATGTAAAATCAACAAAATGCAATTTCTCTTTAACTTGCATTCTCTATTCTtcttgatgtgtatatatatatatatagcaaggTGAGCTCCTAAAATGAACTACATTAGCTTCGACCTCCATTCTGCATCGGCAGCATCTCGGGTATTACTGCAGAGAAAATGATCGAAAACTGACCTTTGGATTATCGGTTTCTTTTTATGTCCATGGAAGAACAATGCTGATGAAGATGTATGTTTAACCAAAACTGTGGTTGATGTAGTTAATAGGATATAGTGCATTGATCTAACCGGTGGCTGATGTGGGTGCAAACGTTTTAATAGGAAAAATTGCTGGATGGTCCATGTCAGCATCTCGATGACTGGCTCTAAGATCGATGCTGCTGTTGATTTTTTCTAATTCCGTTCCGCTTCCAGGTTGCGTCTGAGTAACTTCTATGTTACTGTTGCCACTAGAGCTCAAAATACTTTGCTGCCTATGGTATTTGTCGGTGGCATCTTGAAGCAATCTCATTGTGCCGCCAGAATCTGAACCAGGTGAGAGCTCTTCTTCTCGCTCCGGCTGGATATTCAAGTCAATTTGGCCTTTAAAGGGTGAACTCGAGGATTTTAATCTGTTAGTATCATCATCCAAATTCTCGCTGACAACCTTTTTCTGGTTCGGGCTGCTGTTTCCTGCACTAGTAGTGCAAGGGAGAGGCTCATCGTCTACTACTTTATCGGGCAATGAAGGCTGCTGCTTCTTGCGTGTAGCATCTGCTTCTTTTTGCGATTGTTTCTTCTCGCGCCGCAGCATTAGGGTGCGGAAGCGTCTCTTCACTGTTTGGCAGACATTACACGT includes these proteins:
- the LOC107925301 gene encoding uncharacterized protein; translation: MASASTWMLSLKVLLISSGVLSIALGLKLSVPLVMEFSVSQAPLLWSTFRSWLKPPYLYFVINGIIITIVASSRFHQNNGENEKTEELMQQQPRSKILVEKRPDLEYEMKSSLDFDAVETVVYEQKEIVQEVKTTVFEAETNVAVVDDGDGGDVFAISKSEWNPPRRMDLSEIPLDVLFPVEKPPASSRFGHRKPVKANPEGGRALKVAKPKRHETLENTWKMITEGRAMPLTRHLKKSDTFENHGREINVETMADSPLVKKSETFRDRTNYQLPPSSSPASGKLRKEPSLSQDELNRRVEAFIKKFNEEMRLQRQESLNQYMEMVNRGC
- the LOC107925293 gene encoding vacuolar protein sorting-associated protein 28 homolog 2, translating into MEVKLWNDKREREMYENFAELYAIIKATEKLEKAYVRDIISSSEYETECQKLIAHFKTLAFTLKDTVPSIERFADTYKMDCPAAINRLITSGVPATVEHRAAAAASATTSAAIVAECVQNFITTMDSLKLNMVAVDQVHPLLSDLSASLNKLGILPPDFEGKMKMKEWISRLSKMGAADELTEQQARQLHFDLESSYNSFMAALPSAGT
- the LOC107925291 gene encoding syntaxin-124; the encoded protein is MNDLISSSFKKYTDLKEQAYLDEMEAGTESVNLDKFFEDVENVKEDMKSVERLYKALQEANEECKTAHNAKTMKQLRSRMDTDVEQVLKRVKIIKGKLEALEKSNAVSRNTPGCGPGSSADRTRTSVVSGLGKKLKDMMDNFQVLRAKMQSEYKETVERRYFTITGEKPDDDTIENLISSGESESFLQRAIQEQGRGQIMDTISEIQERHDAVKEIEKNLIELHQIFLDMAALVEAQGQQLNDIESHVAHASSFVRRGTEQLQEAREHQKNSRKWMCIAILAAIVLIIVILIPLLPTIITLIQKKKM